The nucleotide window CGGCTAAATTCATCTAATCCTAATCTTTCTGGTTTTCCCCAGTCTTTTTTTTTTGTTTAGCTATTCTTTGAAAAATATTTTGTACTTGTTCAGGACTTAATTGTTCATTTTTACTGACTTGCTCTACAGTGAGTTCTTTGACTTTTTCATAAATATGCTCTTCATAACGTTTAGTATAGTTTCTTCGCCTGTCTATAAAATTTAAAATTTCAGTTGGATATTTACCGCATTGGGAGCAGATAAATTGGCGACGTGGAACTTTCAGGTAAACTCCTTGACCTAAAATTGATAAATCTCTAACTAAAATAGGGCGGATTTGATGAAGATTATCTGTATATGTTTGGCAATGAGGACAAGAAATTCCTTCGTTTATAAAATCTAATGTTAATAGAATAAATCCTTCTTGTTGTTGACAAGTTAATACAGTTACAAAGGGAAGATGAAGCAAGCTATCAAGGTGAAAATCCATAGACTCTTCGGGGGTAAAACGTAGCTATCGCTACATTTTACCCCATTATGTTGCAAGACCCGATATATTTACAGTTACCATTACAGTTCCCCGTTGTTATCAAGATACTTATGGTCAAAATTTAACCTTAAAATTTGAAGTCACGCAGGCTAGGAAACATGATTTACTCTATGCTTTAGAAGCTAATAAACCCGTTACTGTTCAAATTTTCAGGCGAGAACATAAAGACGATCAATGGTACATACATCTATCCACATATATTCAAGCTGTTCCTTACATATCTTCATTGAAAAATGGCTGTTTAGGAATCGACTTAAATGCTAATTCAATTGACCTTGTTTACATCAAAAGAGATGGAAACCTACATCAAATACAGGGACAGAAAACTGTATTTTCTTGGGAGATTCCCACAGGAACGACGGGACAAGTTGAAGCCGCTTTAAGGGATATTGTAGCTGAAATTGTAAGAATAGCTGAAAGTTTTCAATGTCCAGTGGCTTGTGAAGACCTTGACTTCAGCAAAAAGAAAGCAAGCTTAAGACATCAATCAAAAAAATATAGTCGGATGTTAAGCGGCTTTGTCTATGATAAATTTCGGTCTTTTTTAGTAGCTAGAGCCGAAAAATATGGGATTGAAGTTATTTTTAAAAACCCTTTTGCTACTAGCGTTATTGGCCTAATTAAGTATATGCCCAAATATGGGTTAAATTCGGCTTCGGCTGCTGCTATGGTCATTGCTAGACGAGCATTAGGGTACTCTGAACGAATCCCGAGTTCTTATTTATCTTTAATATGCCCGGAGCTACCAGAGGATGGTTCCGGGCATTCATGGAGTCAATGGGGGAAAATTTGTAAGCTCTTAAACTTACAAAAAATCCCTCGACACTCCTTGTTTGAGCCAGCAAAAGTCCTAGAGGTATTGCAAATTGCAGTTTCCCGAACCAAGGAGGCACAATATAAGCCCGAATATGGGGAGGAAAGTCAAATCTACTTCTTTATTAGTAGCTCCCTCAAACAGTAAACCGCAGGGGGAGTCACCGATGCCCCAACATTGTTAATAGTAGTTATTTATTAACAGGTATTAACAGGTTTTTAGAAGGTGTGGCATAACCTGTTCCTGAAGCATCTCCGATGATAAATACATCTACCCCTATGCCTCCATTTAGAGAATGAAGCTACTAGAACTAAGGTTGACGATCCCACTGAGTGCTATTTGCATATCCGTAGTTAAATTATTGTCACCCTCCCTATCTATTTCAATGACAGTACGAGGATTACTATCAAAGACCTGAGTAAAACGTACTTGACCTACACCAGCACCACTAAAATCATTAGTGCCAATAAAGCTAAAAGCCTGATTACCAGCCACATCAAGATTAGCATCTATAGCGGATAGGTCAATGCGATCAATTCCTACTGTAAAATCTTCTATTACATCACGGTTACCAATACCGGTATTACTATCACTAATGCTTGAAAACCGAAAAATATCTGCACCAGCACCGCCGAACATTCTGTCAATACCCGAACCGCCAGTTAAAGTATCATTACCATTGCCTCCATAGAGGCTATCACTACCCGATCCTCCTACTAAAGAATCGTTCCCATTGCCTCCATAGAGAAAGTCAGAGCTTCCCGCTAAGGAGGAAAACCCGCCAAAGATTATGTCGTCCCCATTCCCTCCATAAATGGTATCGTTGCCACCTAAACCGTTGATGGTGTCGTTTCCATCAGGAGAAGGGACAACCAAATCGTAACCGAACATTGTGTCAGCATTTGCCGTTCCGACTAAGTTATTATTGCCTGATGTTCCTGATATAAGAGCCATATCAAGTTTCTCCTTACAACAAGTTTTAAGTTAACTATGTCAAATGCAATAGCCAATGTCTTGCCTATTTGTGCGGTTTTTGTCAATTCTTGCTATGATTTTAAAAACGCTTTTGGGGTTACGCCTGTCAGTCGTTTGAAATGCCGACAGAGATGACTTTGATGAGCAAACCCACAAACGATCGCAATTTCAGCCAGATTCAGCTTACTTTGCTTCAATAATTGTTTTGCCCGTTCTACCCGACATTGAATCACATATTGATAGGGACTTTTCCCAATGGATTGCTTAAACACACGACAGAAGTGATAAGGACTCAGTTGAGTAAGTCCTGCGAGTTCATGTAAGCATAATGAGCGCTCTAAATTATCATTGATATAGTCTTTGACCAACTTTAATTGATGTTGAGGGAGTTTATTGGTATAGGTTCTGGCTTTATTGCCCCTGGTTGAATAGTGTCGCAATAAATGCACGGCTAGGGCATTAGCCATTGTTTGTGCATAAAGTTTACTATCACTTTGACCAGATTGAAATTCTCTCCTAAGAGCTAGTCCCATCTGTTGAATCAGAGGATCTTCAATGGCATGATAGGGGATTATTTCAATTTCATCTGTATTGAGCAACTCTAAGGCATTGTCACTCAGCAGACGATCTTCCAAATTAAGTAAGAGAATCTCCGCTTTTGTATCCCAACGGATTGCATGGGGCAAAGCCATAGGGCAAAAACTCACAGCCCCTGTAAACATTACCTTTGATTGCAAATGTCCATCAATCATCCGCTCTATTTGAACATTTTGCCCAACATTAATACTAATAGTGTGATGACTCAGCACAAATTCCGGGGTTTCTCCAGGGGGCTGAATATGATATTCCAGGCTAATCTCATTCCAATCAGCCTGAGTATTGAAAAACAATGGTAACTGAGGATATAAGTTAAAACTCTGATTATTGTTGCTAAAATTGTCTTCTGAGAATTGTTTTGACATGATGGATTTACCTGAGCAACTAGAGTTATAGACGAGCTTAAATTGACTTTAACCCTTTTTGAATTGGATTTTAGCTTTTTATCAACTCATTAGTAAAACTACTAGCTACGGGAGCATATTTCCTGATATTTTTGGAGGATATTTACATTGATTTACTCAGTAATCATTGAAATTTTATTAATTTAATAAATCTGGACGAAGTTGCTGAGTATCGACCGGATCGACAAAAGGAAGCTGGTTTCCTGCATTTCTAAGTCTTTGAGTCGGCACAGGTAAAGGATTTCTTTGTCTTTCTTGGGTAGGAACTTCTATTAATGGGAGCGGTTGGGGTTGGGGGGGTTGTTCGCTTTGGGGGGGTTGAGGGGTTGGATTTTCTGCTGTAGGGGGTTGAGGGGTGGGTTGATTCGGTTCGGGTGTAACCTCAGGCTGATCGAACCCTAATAATAATCGACTATCTGTAAAATAAGTTGCCCAAGGTCTAACTTGAGGCCTATTTATCCACCCTTGACGGGTTGCTTTAACCATCAACAGGGGAGCGATCGCCCCTTGATTTTCTCCAACAATAATGACTTTAATTTCATCTAATGAGGGGTCTTGTTTTAATCGAGTGTCAATGGTAACTTTAGCTAACTTTTCAGCCCTTTGTAATAATTCCTCGTAAGATTCTTGGGGTTGACGATAAATAGGAATATTAAATTCTGTGGATTTAGCTAAGGTTATTGACGGATTTATGGCTGTCGTTGCTATCCAGGTGATTGCTGTACAAGTTAATAGAGTGCTTAGACTAATCGGGATAAGCCATTTTTTGCTACTTTGTGTTAACATAGTTATTCTCTTGTTTGATGTAAACTTTTGTAACTTTTACCTAAGCCCAGTAATTGATTCTTTCACTTTAAAAAATAGATCACATTGACCAGTGATGTAAATCACTACCGAGAAGAGACTGAAATCACTTTTCCCCCAAAAATTTCCCTTACAATTAAAGCTAATCAAGGAATTCATTTGGAACAATGACTAAATCCTCTAATCCAAATTTACGACCAAATCCTTTTAACACTTATCGAGATCCAAAAACTGGATTATGGGTAGTCGTTCAGAGTGCTAATGTAACTCAACTTTCTACCGCTAATCCTTCTCAGAAATTCCAAGAGGTACAATCTACGGAAAGCCAAAAGGTATAATCTTTTTTTAGCCAATTTAAGAATATTGAATAAAATAAAAGGGTGTGATCTCTCATAACTTTACTTAACTTTGTGAGTTTGCCCCCTGTTATGGTATTATTACCCCTTAGTGAGGCCGTTGTCGGCGGGTGTTTTACTCCAGTTGCTCTAATAGCTAGTGATTTTGATGGAACTCTTACCCACCAGGGAAAGTTAACCGCGACGGTGTTAGAAAGTTTACAAGCTTTAGCATTTGTCAATATACCTGTTTTAATTATAACTGGACGCTCTGCCGGATGGGTTGAAGCAATTAATAGTTATTTACCGATTATCGGAGCGATCGCAGAAAATGGGGGAGTATTTTACCGAAAAAATCGGGAACAACCCGAATTTTTAACCCCTATTGTGGATATTGAGGCTCATCGTCATCGTCTTCGCCAAGTTTTTCAACAGTTAAAAACCGTTTTTCCTAACCTGAAAGAGTCAGCAGATAATCGGTTTCGGATTACAGATTGGACATTTGATGTCACCGGACTCACCCCATCAGATCTACAAAATTTGAGCCAGTTATGTCAAGAGTCGGGTTGGGATTTTACCTATAGTACGGTGCAATGTCATATTAAACCTTTTGCTCAAAATAAGGCTGATAGTTTAATTTATGTCTTAACAACCTATTTTCCTCAGTTGAGGAGGGAACAAGTGCTTACGGTTGGGGATAGTCCTAATGATGAATCATTATTTAATCCTCTTCTGTTTCCCCTTTCTGTGGGAGTGAACAATATTTTACATTACACCGACCAAATCCGTTATCATCCCCAATATGTGACCACCAAGGCAGAAAATGAGGGATTTTGTGAATTAGCTACTTTAATCCTTAAACTTATTGACGTACTCCCACCATCAAGCTGACGCTGTGATGGGGGATTTTTGAAGGACATTCACCCTTACAGGCTGCGTCAAACAGACCCTACCTACTCGAAGAAATATCTCCTTGTAGCTACTTTTAAGCCCAATTCCCAAACTTCCATTAGCATCGGCATTGATCAAATGACCATTCTTTGTCTTGTACAATCCGCGTTTAACTCGTCGTCCAGAGAAACTGGGATTGACGGGATTGTCGGCGTTGTAAACAGGTATTTCATCGTGGTCAAGACTAGATGCTTTGGATGTGTAGGATTCTTCTTGTTCAACGTAGTTCAACCCATATCGCTCACAGAGGCTTTCCAGCTTGGCGCGAAGAGTAAAAATTGGAATTTGAACAAAATTCTGATTATTGCGTTTTCCCAGTTGAGTTTCTTGCTTAAGAGTAGGGTTGTATCCCACAACAATCGTTCCAATCTTTCTACTGATGCAGAAGTTAATAATATATCTAGCAGCTTTATTAAGGTAATCGTTAACTTGATTTTTACGTCGATAAGACAACCAAGCTTCTTGTTTTGTAAGATGTTTAATACCTTGTTTGTCTTTATGATGAACGAGTTTAGCTCGTCTTTTGTTAAACCACTGATTTATAGATTTCAACCAACGCCCATCAATAATGAAAGACTCGTTGGTAGAACTAACTACAGTAGCCAAATTGTTAAGCCCCAGGTCAATCGAAATTGCTTCATCATTAACAAAATTTACTTGTTCATTACTAGACTCATAAATAAATGCAGCCTCCAAAAATTTACCTTTTTGTCTTGGCAGTATTCGGATTTCTTTAATTTGATAATCTCTGATATTTGGAGGAACTGTAATGTAAACAGAACCGTGTTCTCTGGCATATTTGCGAGATGTAGGAATTTTAAACTTCCAGTCATCTTTAACAAAATCATGACGCTTTCTAATCGGAATAATCAACGGAAAATATCCGTCTTTAGGCAAGTATCGGGGCAAGTTAACTCTTTCTCGATATGTTCCCTCTTTCCGCATAGAGAGCAATCTAAAGAATGCTTTAAAGCATCTGTCAACATATTTCAAAGTTTGTTGACCGCAATCTGTAGCCAAGAGTTGATAGTTTTCATTCTCTTTGCACAAATGATAGTTAGATTCATAGCTCAAATATTTGTTTTCTTGAAAAAAGTATTGACGAACTGTGTAAAGTCCAACATTGAACAAGTTTTTGGACAAGTGACACAAATCGCTCAACATATCTTTTTCGGGTTTGGTGAGCTTAAGTCTAACTGTTTGAGTCAACAACATAAACAATATCCGCTAGATATTTATTATTCTAGCGGAAACTTATCTACTTGTAAACATTATTTAGAGGAGCGCATTCCTCTCCCGTTAAGCCTAACAGCTTTAACGAGAGTCTAGGAGCGCGGACACAGATGGATATCAACAGCCAGATCAATCAGTTTAATCAATTTTATCTTTCCCTCAATTCTTAAGAAGATTAGTATTTTTGCCGGACGGGTTACTCACAATCGTTATGAGTATGATATAGTTGTAACGGATCGTAAAGTATTGAGTTCGAGTAAACACATAAGGAGAGTAGCATGGAAGGTTGTTTAAGAGTAGGTCAAAACGCGCCCGACTTTACCGCAACAGCCGTTGTTGATCAAGAGTTCAAGACAATCAAACTGTCTGACTATCGTGGCAAGTACGTAGTCTTATTCTTTTATCCTTTAGACTTTACTTTCGTTTGCCCTACAGAAATTATTGCCTTTAGCGATCGCTATGAAGAGTTCAAAAAGATTAATACAGAAGTTTTAGGGGTATCTGTAGACAGCGAATTTTCTCACCTAGCTTGGATTCAAACCGATCGTAAAAGTGGTGGAATTGGAGACATTGCCTATCCTCTCGTCTCCGATATCAAAAAAGAAATCAGCACTGCTTACAATGTATTAGATCCCGAAGCCGGGGTTGCATTGCGCGGATTATTCATCATTGACAAAGAAGGTGTGATTCAACACTCTACCATTAATAATCTCTCCTTTGGTCGTAGTGTAGATGAAACTCTACGCACCCTCAAAGCGATTCAATATGTTCAAACTCACCCCGATGAAGTTTGTCCGGCTGGATGGCAAGAAGGAGATAAAACCATGAATCCTGATCCTGTAAAAGCTAAAGTTTACTTTGCTTCTGTATAATCTACCGGTTCAATTATCTCTAGAATCATAGATAAAGATAAATAAATAACCACCCTTTTATGGGTGGTTTTGTTTTTTATGAAGATCAAATAAAGCTTGAAATAATATTGAATTAAGTCGCTAGACTTTCAATCAAGTTAACTGTTAATCTAGGAGAAGTTTAGAGATGTTGCCGGGGATGTTTCTAGAGAAGCGATCAATCGGCAATTGAGAGGATTGATATTTTAAGGGGGAGAGGAATCTTTATTTATGTCCAGGGAGTTAACCGATAATTTTATTGTTGTTGATACAGAAGGAAAACACCTACTGAGAGAAATTGCTATTGTTAATTCTCAAGGACAGTTAATTTATGAAGCTTTTGCTCAAGAGGGGCAAAATGATTCGGGTATTAAGTTAAATTGTAAACCGTTAAAAGAGATTATAGCAGATTTTGTTGGGATTGCCTCATCTAATTTAATTATTTGTCATAATGCGAACCACGATCGTCAGGTATTAAAAAATACGTTTAAAAAAGTTGGGATAGACTGGCAACCCTTTAAATTTAAATGTAGTCTAGTGCTGGCTCAAAATACTTTTCCAGGTTTATTGAGCTATTCTCTAGAATACCTAAGTAAGCAGTTGACCCTCAAGGTAAAGCAAAAATATTTTCACCCTCTACACGCTCATGCAGCGAGATATGATGCAGAATTTACTTATCAACTTTATCGAAAAATTATGGAACAACAAAGTTTAGCCGATTTAAAAAATAAACCGAATCCTTTTGCTAGCAGTCGAGTTGATACGCCGTTTCAAACTCACCCCGATTTAAAATCAATTT belongs to Gloeothece citriformis PCC 7424 and includes:
- a CDS encoding IS200/IS605 family accessory protein TnpB-related protein, with translation MKNGCLGIDLNANSIDLVYIKRDGNLHQIQGQKTVFSWEIPTGTTGQVEAALRDIVAEIVRIAESFQCPVACEDLDFSKKKASLRHQSKKYSRMLSGFVYDKFRSFLVARAEKYGIEVIFKNPFATSVIGLIKYMPKYGLNSASAAAMVIARRALGYSERIPSSYLSLICPELPEDGSGHSWSQWGKICKLLNLQKIPRHSLFEPAKVLEVLQIAVSRTKEAQYKPEYGEESQIYFFISSSLKQ
- a CDS encoding calcium-binding protein gives rise to the protein MALISGTSGNNNLVGTANADTMFGYDLVVPSPDGNDTINGLGGNDTIYGGNGDDIIFGGFSSLAGSSDFLYGGNGNDSLVGGSGSDSLYGGNGNDTLTGGSGIDRMFGGAGADIFRFSSISDSNTGIGNRDVIEDFTVGIDRIDLSAIDANLDVAGNQAFSFIGTNDFSGAGVGQVRFTQVFDSNPRTVIEIDREGDNNLTTDMQIALSGIVNLSSSSFIL
- a CDS encoding helix-turn-helix transcriptional regulator, with product MSKQFSEDNFSNNNQSFNLYPQLPLFFNTQADWNEISLEYHIQPPGETPEFVLSHHTISINVGQNVQIERMIDGHLQSKVMFTGAVSFCPMALPHAIRWDTKAEILLLNLEDRLLSDNALELLNTDEIEIIPYHAIEDPLIQQMGLALRREFQSGQSDSKLYAQTMANALAVHLLRHYSTRGNKARTYTNKLPQHQLKLVKDYINDNLERSLCLHELAGLTQLSPYHFCRVFKQSIGKSPYQYVIQCRVERAKQLLKQSKLNLAEIAIVCGFAHQSHLCRHFKRLTGVTPKAFLKS
- a CDS encoding HAD-IIB family hydrolase; translated protein: MVLLPLSEAVVGGCFTPVALIASDFDGTLTHQGKLTATVLESLQALAFVNIPVLIITGRSAGWVEAINSYLPIIGAIAENGGVFYRKNREQPEFLTPIVDIEAHRHRLRQVFQQLKTVFPNLKESADNRFRITDWTFDVTGLTPSDLQNLSQLCQESGWDFTYSTVQCHIKPFAQNKADSLIYVLTTYFPQLRREQVLTVGDSPNDESLFNPLLFPLSVGVNNILHYTDQIRYHPQYVTTKAENEGFCELATLILKLIDVLPPSS
- a CDS encoding RNA-guided endonuclease InsQ/TnpB family protein; this encodes MLLTQTVRLKLTKPEKDMLSDLCHLSKNLFNVGLYTVRQYFFQENKYLSYESNYHLCKENENYQLLATDCGQQTLKYVDRCFKAFFRLLSMRKEGTYRERVNLPRYLPKDGYFPLIIPIRKRHDFVKDDWKFKIPTSRKYAREHGSVYITVPPNIRDYQIKEIRILPRQKGKFLEAAFIYESSNEQVNFVNDEAISIDLGLNNLATVVSSTNESFIIDGRWLKSINQWFNKRRAKLVHHKDKQGIKHLTKQEAWLSYRRKNQVNDYLNKAARYIINFCISRKIGTIVVGYNPTLKQETQLGKRNNQNFVQIPIFTLRAKLESLCERYGLNYVEQEESYTSKASSLDHDEIPVYNADNPVNPSFSGRRVKRGLYKTKNGHLINADANGSLGIGLKSSYKEIFLRVGRVCLTQPVRVNVLQKSPITASA
- a CDS encoding peroxiredoxin produces the protein MEGCLRVGQNAPDFTATAVVDQEFKTIKLSDYRGKYVVLFFYPLDFTFVCPTEIIAFSDRYEEFKKINTEVLGVSVDSEFSHLAWIQTDRKSGGIGDIAYPLVSDIKKEISTAYNVLDPEAGVALRGLFIIDKEGVIQHSTINNLSFGRSVDETLRTLKAIQYVQTHPDEVCPAGWQEGDKTMNPDPVKAKVYFASV